The sequence TAACTTACTCCTAGGACTTCATTCAAATCCATTATCCTTTtcagtaactgtgtgtgtgtgtgtgtacattatgtatgtgtatgtgagtgtgtgtgtgtgtgtatgtgtgtgttcattaggTATTAGATCCACGTAATAGAGTAGCTCaataaattcttgtttcatttaaaagGAAGTATTGTCTTGTGTtgtgtattttaagattaaactttgcCCATATCCTGTGCTACCTAGCTCGtagtttataatttaatataatatgcgGGACTCTGCTATCTCACCCACTGAAATACTGCTGGGACCAAGTGCGGATCGCTGACGGGAAGGAGCTCCAGCCGGCTCCCCATCCAACGCCTCATTTTATAGTGAAAAACGGCCTGCTTTACTGTGTTGCGCAGTGAAGGAGGGAGGAAAAAACCCTGCTGGTAGTCCCTCGGTCTAAGACAGAAGCAGTGATGGAGCTGGCACATGCACATCCCATGGCAAGTCACCTGGGGGCCCAGAACACAGTCCAACGCATACGTGACCGTTTCCACTGGCCGGGCCTGGAGGCCGAAGTCAAGCGCTTCTGTCAAGCCTCTCCAACCTGCCAGTCTCCACGCACCCCTCTCCCCAGCCCTTTGATACCGCTGCccatcatcgaggtgcccttcgagcgaaTCGGGATGGATCTagtggggccgctgccgaagtccgcccggggacACGAACACATCCTGGTCATCCTGGACTGAGGCCATAGCCCTCCATAAGGCCTCCGCAAaagccatcgcccaggagctgttcCTGCTGAGTAGTCGGGTCGGCATACCATCCCAGATACTGACTAACCAAGGCACTCTGTTTATGTCTTGGATGATGACTGACCTCTGCAAGCTCCAAACGGATGGCCTGGTCGAGAGGATCAACCAAACGCTCAAGCAGATGTTACGTTGAGTGAATGCCGAGGACAAACGGGACTGGGACAAGATGCTGCCCTATGTACTCTTCGGAATCCAAGAGGTACCCCAGGCTTCCACCGGCTTTACCCCATTCAAGCTCCTCTTCGGCCGGCAGCCCTGTGGCCTGCTTGACGTCACCAGAGAGGCCTGGGAGCAACAGCCAGCTGTCCACCGAACCACGGTGTAACACGTCCGGGAGATGCGGGAGCAAATCGACAGGGTCATGCCCATCATCCGGGAACCCCTTGCCAAGGCCCAACAAGCCCAGCAACGGCACTACAATAGGGCGGCCCAGCCACAGGAGTTCCAGCCAGGGTCCTTCCATTCGGCCTGCACAGGGCCCCCGCCACCTTCCAATGCCTGATGGACGTCCTCCTGTGGCCCCACCAAACCTATGCGGCTGCCTACCTCGACGACGTCATCATTCACTCAGAGACTTGGGAGGACCACCTGGAGTGGCTGCGGAAGGTGCTGTTGGAACTCCACTGGGCTGGGCTGACCGCCAACCCCCGTAAGTGTCACCTGGCCCTCGCTGAAGCCAAATACCTGGGCTACCAAGTGGGCAGCGGCCTCATCAGGCCTCAGGAGAAGAAGGTGGCAGCTATCCTCTCCATGCCGTGGCCCGCCACCAAGACACAGGTACGGGCCGTTTTGGGGTTGGCGGGATGTTACCTCTGTTTCATCCATAACgtctcctccttagcctctcccctgacagacctgaccaggaaggggcaaccggAGAAGGTCCCCTGGGACCCTGAGATGGAGAGAGCGTTCCAGCGGATAAAAGCAGCCCCCACATTTGTGCCCATGCTCAAAGCCCCCGACTTCATCCGCCCCTTCCTGGTGCAAACGGATGCTTCCGATACCAGGTTGGGAGCCGTCCTCTCCTGGTAATATATATGACCCCAGCGGAGCGACGGTACGCGACCGTCGATAGTGAGACGTTGGCCATTAAGTGGGCGTTTCTGAAGCTCCGCAATTACCTCCCAGGCCGCCAGTTCACCCTGATCACTGACCACACCCCTctacagtggatggcccgagCTAAGGACACAAATGCCAGGGTGACTCTGTGGTTCCTCgtgctccaggacttccacttcacccTACAATACCAGGCGGGGAAAATGGAGCAGGCACACCTTCACCTGCTCATCACGGGCAGAGCAGGCACACCTGCAACCCATCAAGCTCTGGCTTCATAAGCCTCACAGATGAACACAGAGGGGAGATATTTCTCCAAAAACTCGGCTTACCACTACCTCAGTTATTTCCCCACAGACAGCAGTATGTGACCGCCAGCCCCCACTATGCATGGACTTCAGGTACCCACACAGTActgtgcacagagagagagagagagagagagagagagagagagagagagagagaaagggccgAGCACCGAGCACCCGACAACTCCTCACGTTGGCTATTTTCCCCACCTGCTGGTTAATATAAATCCATCTTTCGGGGGAATTTACCTGCATCCTCTTGTCGTGTGCTTCTTCACCCcgacacaatatatatatatatatatatatagcaataattttatacataaatgtagaataaaaaaaatcctccagTCCTCCATCATTTGCAGAAGCTTTTGTTGACCTAAATACTTAACACTTTTGTATAACAAAAATATCTAAATCTTTAGATGGTGTATTTGTGTTTACTGAGGGATGTTTTGAGGTTTTAGGCTTTTGCACTTTTACCAAACATGTAGTCCTAATGAAACTGTATAGGCTAATTGTAAGaagcataatatattttatttcgaATTTTGCGGACAGGCATCACTACAGACTCTTAGGTTCCAGGAATCACTAGATAGCCAGAGATGTGCACAGTCCACTGTGTGTGCATTCATGAATGGTTTGTGTGCGGTTTTGTGCGGggtgatctttttctttttttatggtttagCTTTTCTCATATAATAGgtctgttaaaaataattaaatcaaaagaaaaataaatatttggatttctgatatatttatttctgtacaAGTGAAGGAAAAGTACAATAAGCAGCCACTGTATAcaggaagaaaaaaggaaaatattgtaTGCTTATGTTTTCTGATTTCTAAAACATCGAGGAAATTAAGGCAAGAAGTCCTAACACAAATTCTTAAGATAATTAAATGGAAGTGCAGCAAGCTTACTTTATTACTTCTCAAAAGGTTTCTAAGCATTATTGAAACCAGCaatattaatttagatatttcaTCATAAAAATCAAGAATATCCAGAATAATTCCAGAATAGATACATATTCATCACCTAACTTTGCTGCAACTATAATTAATCTATGACTGGAGAACTTGACTAACAAGTTTAGTTGTCATTGTTTGGCAGCTCAGAGAATGGCTGCAGTGCATCTCGCAGTGTATCCAGAATCTTCTGAAGCTCCTCTGTCGTCTCCTTTATTTTTGTCACAAATTTCATGGTCTCAGACTTCAGCTCTTCTGCTTGTTGAGTGTTTGAAGGCAGCAGGTTTGTTGTGTCGCTGTTATTTGACGTCTGGTTAGTCGACCCAGTGCTTTGGTTGCTGGTAGAATCTGATTTTCGTTGACTCTCTCTTAAAGCGTAATCTTGGCGGATCTTGTGAATTTCTCTGGAGTCGAGAAAAACAAAGAAGATGTTAACAGCTACAAAAAGTGCAGTCAAAACTCCAGTAGCTGCTTCAGCCACACGAACGGCTCTCTCAGTCTGAGCTGCAACCTTCCCAACATTTACGACTTCAATTACACGTAGAAGCTCCGGAATTTCTCCCAGTCCTCGTCCAAGTCGAGCTCCAGCATTTGCCCCAGGTTGTGCATTGATAGACGACTGATCACTTGTGGAAAACTGTCTTTCTAAAGTTTCCACAGCTATTTGGATGTTTTGGATGCAGCAAACTGTGGAGGTGATTTTTTCTTGGAACTCTTTTATGAGCATTTTGATCTTTTGCCGGCTTGTTTTATGGTTAACCATGTTTGTTATGTTGCTGGCACCAGCTGTTACTCCTCCAGCTACTGCCGTACCGATTCCCACCCCTGTTACTACCAGAGACGCTCCGAGTGTGAACGGAGAGAGAACAAGTCCAGCTACAGATGCGATTCCTCCAGCCAGTCCTACGACACCTCCTGTGAGACTGCCTACAGTTGTGTTGAAATGGACTCTTTCCAAACCATCAGCCAGGGCTCTCAGTTCCTCTAGCGTCCTATAAAGTGTCTTAATAGTttgcatgttctgaaaaaaaggcATTAGATTTCATCAATTCAAATTTTTGTATGTTGAATGTTTTTTCCCCATGTTGTGccaatgtgtatttttttaaaacaaattctatGAACATTTCCATTTTTTAAGAAGGTAACACcttttcatgaagatatttaatgATGAAAGGTCTGGTCAAGATCTCGCTGACAGACGGGCGTTTCACCGGATCGGACTGAATTGTGTCTGATACCAGCTGGCGAAGATCCTCAGATAAGGTCTTGGGAAGAGCTTCATAGGAGGATGTGAGTATCTTTTTAACATTCTCAACTGTGATTATTGCAGGAAACTAAATGGGGATAAAAAATAAGAATCAGTTGTCAAAATCTTTGTATTCCCACTGAGACAAAACAATTGAGCAAACACATTTGTAAAGCAGTACAAACAGAGATAAAGCGAGAGCAGCCAGGGTGTTTGGTTACATGTGAACATGCTTTGgatataattttgttaaaaaaatgttatatatttatttatttatttatttatatattgttcaaACAAAGCACTCGCATCGCTTCATAAAAACTGAGGTTAAACCACTGGAGTCACATGGAGTCTGGACCTTGACTGTGTAAGCTACACTGGATCTCTATAGAGGGAAGGAAATcactcagattt comes from Carassius auratus strain Wakin chromosome 3, ASM336829v1, whole genome shotgun sequence and encodes:
- the LOC113048816 gene encoding serine/threonine-protein kinase PLK4, with translation MGNSQLSLKEHGYTLVKEEENKILVKNEAGDQFVVKKMSTNQDESMFLPDLNHPHIVQYKEFIKVSDCLYLVLEHCEGGDLAQKIKNKNKENVTFSENEILDWIVKICMALKYLHDQKILHKNLRPESIFFTTCGTIRLGEFGVVHQRSIEGQTVEDGPSSYIAPEILNDKPYGEKTEIWSLGCVIYELCTLKCAFPAIITVENVKKILTSSYEALPKTLSEDLRQLVSDTIQSDPVKRPSVSEILTRPFIIKYLHEKNMQTIKTLYRTLEELRALADGLERVHFNTTVGSLTGGVVGLAGGIASVAGLVLSPFTLGASLVVTGVGIGTAVAGGVTAGASNITNMVNHKTSRQKIKMLIKEFQEKITSTVCCIQNIQIAVETLERQFSTSDQSSINAQPGANAGARLGRGLGEIPELLRVIEVVNVGKVAAQTERAVRVAEAATGVLTALFVAVNIFFVFLDSREIHKIRQDYALRESQRKSDSTSNQSTGSTNQTSNNSDTTNLLPSNTQQAEELKSETMKFVTKIKETTEELQKILDTLRDALQPFSELPNNDN